A segment of the Conexibacter woesei Iso977N genome:
CCGACACCGAGCAGCAGATCTACCACCTGGAAGCCGACGACCTGTACCTCGTCGGCACCTCCGAGGTCGCCCTGGCCTCGCTGCACGCGGGCGAGATCCTGGAGGAGCTGCCCAAGCGCTACGCCGGCTTCTCGCCGTGCTTTCGCCGCGAGGCGGGCGCCGCGGGCAAGGACACGCGCGGGATCTTCCGCGTGCACCAGTTCGACAAGGTCGAGATGTTCTCGTTCGTCGACCCGGCGACCTCGCGCGACGAGCACGAGCGGCTGCTGTCGATCGAGGAGTCGATCATGCAGGCGCTCGGGCTCCCGTACCGCGTGGTCAACATCGCGGTCGACGACCTCGGCGCCAGCGCGGCCAAGAAGTACGACTGCGAGGCGTGGCTGCCCTCGCAGCAGAGGTACCGCGAGCTGACCTCGACGTCCAACACCACCGACTACCAGGCCCGGCGCCTGGAGATCCGCTACCGCCCGGGCGGGGCGGGGTCGAAGGGCACCGAGATCGTGCACACGCTCAACGGGACCGCGGTCGCGGTCGGCCGGACGCTGATCGCGATGCTCGAGAACGGCCAGCAGGAGGACGGCTCGGTCGCGCTGCCCGAGGTCCTGCGCGGGTACGGCGCGCCGGCGGTGCTGGCGCCGGCCGACGCGTAGCGCGGCGCCTACGCGGCGGCGAGCGCCCGCAGGGCGGGCTCGACGGCGTCGTGGATCGCGAACGTCTCGTCGAGGCGGGTGATCTCGAACAGGCGCAGGACCGTCGGGTTCGTGCAGACGACCGCGAGCGCGTCGACCCGGCGCAGCGCGCTGAGCAGGATCGCGAGGCCGGTCGAGTCGATGAACATGACGCCGCCGAGGTCGAGCACGAGGCGCGTCCTGCCGCCGTCGATCGCGGCGTTCAGCGCCTGCGTCAGCTCCGGCGCGGTCGACACGTGGATCTCGCCGCCGACCTCGATCACCGAGGTGGTGGGGTCGATCACACGCTCGTGCGTCCGGAACCTGGGCTCTGCGAAGGACACGACGACTTACCTTCTTCGCTTCCGGCGCGCGTTGTCAACCCGCGGGCTAGCGGAACGTGACCCAGCGGTGGGTGGTCGAGCGACGCCTCTGCTGGTCGACGGCTGACGCCGTCAGGTAGGCGCGGACCGACTTCTTATGGGCCTTGCGGAGCAGCCTGATGGTCTTGCTCGGCAGCTCGATGTCCCAGGAGCCGAGGCCGGGGCCCTCGGTCCTCTTCCTCATGCTGAGGATCGTCCGGCGCGGCGCGTGGATCCTCTTGGCGGTGGACTTGGGGAGGACGAGCGTCGCGGTGAACGTGCAGGTCGAGGCGCAGGCGATCCGGACGGGCAGGTCGATGCCGTCGACCGGGTCGAAGGTGATCAGCGGCCTGCGCTGGAGGATCGGCTGGACGAGCGCGTTGGGGTCGACGACGTGGAGGTCGAGCGACGTCGTCCCGAGGCTGCCGCGGAGGTCGCGGACGCCGACGGTGACGTGGAAGGTCCCGGCGCCCATCCAGACGTGGGAGACCGATGGGCCGTACGTGGACTGGTCCCAGTGGCCGTCGCCGTCGAAGTCCCAGAGGTAGCGGGTGATCGCCGAGGTCGGGCCGGTGAAC
Coding sequences within it:
- the serS gene encoding serine--tRNA ligase, which translates into the protein MLDLRLIRRDPDAVRAALARRGDTDPALIGGVIAADARRREIIPELESLRGEQNSANAAIAAAKKSGEGADDAIAKMREVAGRAKALNEELVTVEAELNEQLLQLPNLPEADAAPEDTVVKEVGDAWNADWVRDHLELAGPNRIDMERGARLSGSRFAYLRGDLARLELSLVSWALDHLAGHGFEAVIPPVLVREEALYGTGFLPDTEQQIYHLEADDLYLVGTSEVALASLHAGEILEELPKRYAGFSPCFRREAGAAGKDTRGIFRVHQFDKVEMFSFVDPATSRDEHERLLSIEESIMQALGLPYRVVNIAVDDLGASAAKKYDCEAWLPSQQRYRELTSTSNTTDYQARRLEIRYRPGGAGSKGTEIVHTLNGTAVAVGRTLIAMLENGQQEDGSVALPEVLRGYGAPAVLAPADA
- a CDS encoding STAS domain-containing protein, with protein sequence MSFAEPRFRTHERVIDPTTSVIEVGGEIHVSTAPELTQALNAAIDGGRTRLVLDLGGVMFIDSTGLAILLSALRRVDALAVVCTNPTVLRLFEITRLDETFAIHDAVEPALRALAAA